One window from the genome of Alnus glutinosa chromosome 13, dhAlnGlut1.1, whole genome shotgun sequence encodes:
- the LOC133853895 gene encoding probable galacturonosyltransferase-like 10 has product MDPPIPPPYIAPGHEKSMELCAELHPPSPQVQPLPPETTAATDSQPDPPKPPLEDDSQLETILFNWGVSLTGSRAIGALEYCHANFINYFSNEFWSDPEFSKVFARKRPCYFNTGVMVMDLVWWREGDYMRKIKKWMEIHKQGRIYEFDSLPPFLLVFGGDVEAIDHRWNRHGVGGDNVVSNCRSLHLVLSVCFTGVARGKPWARLDGRTPCPVDFFSFLFN; this is encoded by the exons ATGGATCCTCCAATTCCTCCTCCATACATTGCTCCTGGTCATGAAAAAAGTATGGAGCTCTGTGCA GAGTTACATCCTCCCTCCCCCCAAGTTCAGCCTCTGCCACCAGAAACCACTGCCGCCACCGACAGCCAACCTGACCCACCGAAACCACCACTGGAAGATGATAGCCAACTGGAGACGATCCTTTTCAATTGGGGTGTTTCTCTAACTGGGTCAAGAGCAATCGGAGCTCTGGAATATTGTCACGCTAACTTCATCAACTACTTTTCTAATGAGTTTTGGTCTGACCCTGAGTTTTCCAAGGTTTTTGCAAGGAAAAGACCTTGCTATTTCAACACAGGTGTGATGGTGATGGATTTGGTGTGGTGGAGAGAGGGTGACTACATGAGAAAGATCAAGAAATGGATGGAAATTCATAAACAGGGTAGGATTTACGAATTTGATTCTCTTCCACcgtttttgttggtttttggtGGAGATGTTGAGGCGATTGATCATAGATGGAACCGACATGGGGTTGGTGGGGATAATGTGGTGAGTAATTGCAGATCTTTGCATCTAGTCCTATCAGTTTGCTTCACTGGAGTGGCAAGGGGAAAGCCATGGGCAAGGCTTGATGGGAGGACGCCATGCCCagttgatttcttttcttttctttttaattga